The Thermodesulfobacteriota bacterium DNA window AGTACCCGATGGACATCAGCAGCGTGACGAGAGTGGCGGCGAGGACCGTCAGGGAGGAGAAGAGCCCCAGCCCGTCGTGGACGATCATCCCGGAGAACCCCTCGATCCGGACGGTCCCGAGCCACAGGACGGCGAGGAGCGCTCCCGCGGCGCCGGCGATGGATATGTCGCACAGGAGCCTTTTCCGTCCCTCCGGAAGGTACAGGTCCGCGATCAGGACCGTTGCGGCGGCGACGATCAGGACCGTCTCCGGCAGGATGCACCAGAGCCCCCGGACCAGCGACTGGATGTCGACGGGAACCGGCATCGTCCTTCCTCACTTCCCCGCGCCGGGCAGGCGCGCGATGGTCGGCTTCCCGGGAGCGGTTTCCGCGGCCGCCGCCTTCTTCCCCGCCTCGAAGCGCGCGACGAACGCCTGGACCGTCGCGTCCATCCTGCGCAGGAACGGCTGCGGGTAAACTCCGATCCAGAAGACGAGCAGGAGGATCGGAAGCATGCAGGCGATCTCCCGCCCGTTCAGGTCCTTCAGGCGGAGATTCTCCTCGCGGGTGACCTTCCCGAACATCACGCGCTGGAACATCCAGAGCATGTAGACGGCGGCGAGGACGACGCCCGTCGCGGCGATCACGGTCATCGCCGTGTGGACGCGGAACGCCCCCAGCAGGATGAGGAACTCGCCGACGAACCCGTTCGTGCCGGGAAGGCCGATGGACGACAGCGCGACCGCCATGAAGCAGAGGGCGAACAGCGGCATGACCTTCGACAGCCCGCCGAAATCCTGGATCATCCGGGTGTGCCGCCGCTCGTAGATCATCCCGACGATGAGGAACAGCGCCCCGGTCGAGATCCC harbors:
- a CDS encoding proton-conducting transporter membrane subunit is translated as GISTGALFLIVGMIYERRHTRMIQDFGGLSKVMPLFALCFMAVALSSIGLPGTNGFVGEFLILLGAFRVHTAMTVIAATGVVLAAVYMLWMFQRVMFGKVTREENLRLKDLNGREIACMLPILLLVFWIGVYPQPFLRRMDATVQAFVARFEAGKKAAAAETAPGKPTIARLPGAGK